The Syntrophorhabdaceae bacterium genomic sequence CCATAATGAGGACGGGTAGATCGCCGTAAATTCTCTTAAGCACTGCGGCCTGCTGCATGATACCCGCATGCCAGCTCCTGCAGGAGAAGGCGGAATGGAACACCACCCCATCGAGCTTGTAGTCCTCGATATATTCGATAATCCGCTCTACTTTTGGTGACGAGCCGGGCCTCTTGTACGCCTTGTCATACCAATGGGTCCAGAATCTGACCCATCTCCAGGCGATGCGCTCCAGGGGATCGTTCGTCTTGGGCAAATCGAGGCGCCCGATCTTTTCCGCATTGCGGTAGGTTATTTCTGCCGGGAATACCGCGCCCTTATCATTAAAATACTGGAAATCTCCAAGGGCAAACCAAGAAGGCAGGCCCGCGCCCCAGAGGATGCGGTATTTCTCGTCCTCCACCACTCCCTGCTTATTTGCATTTTTTTGGGTCAGCTCTTCGTAAAGGTTTACGTAATAATCGTATGCCTCGGGCGTCGCGAGGTTGAAGGTGACGGGCACCATGGTGTTCATTGCGTCCCCTGTATCCATAGGCGTGGGAACAGCCTTCCTCAACTCATAGGAGTCGATGAACATGTCCCACGTCTTTTCCGTCAGGTCGACAAGGGACGAGAGCCTATCCCAGTCCATCTTCTTGCCCGTCTGTTTCTCGCAGAAGCGCACGAGCTCGAGAAGCTCGGCCTTCGCATACTTCACGTATACCGCCTCCTGGTCATGATGGTTTACCTTGGGGTCCCACTGGGGATAGTACATGCTTCCCACGAAAACCGGCACATCCCTGAGATAGTGCTGGGTCGCCTGGGGCCATTTGAAGCGGGGGTCGCAGAGCTGCTGAGAGCTTCCGATTATCATGTCGGGCCTTCCCATGCCGCCCCAGGGCGCTCCGGGAGGGGTTTCGCCGCCGAGTTCCTCACGCCACATATCGAAGCCGATGGTGCATGTGGCATAGGTGCACAGAGAGCGGGAAAAATCCTCGGCCTCCGCTTTCTGGAGGTATTTCTCCGCGTCCCGCTTTGCCGCGCATACGCCCGCAAAGCTTTCGCCCCATGCGGGAACGAGGTCCATGGCCCTTATGATTTCATCCTGGCCGTCATTTATATATGCGTAAGCTACCTTCTTTCCCTCTTCTTTTGCCTTGAGGGTATCGGACAGGTTGCCGCGGACGAACTTCGCTATTTTTGCCGCTGCCTGTGTTGCCAAAGATCTGGGTTTTTTGTCTTCAGACATGTCATTATCCTCCCTACTTTTATTATGCGATCATTTCCAGGAATGCTTCTATCCTGGTTTTCATTCGAGGAAGAGTGGAGGTGGAATACTCATCCTCCAGGTAGAGCACGGATGCTCCCGCCGCCTCGACAAAACTCTTGATCGCCGGCACCTCAAAGCCGTAGGGGTCGCAATATTTGTAGATGAGCAGGATAACGCCATCTACCTTGAATTCCTCGATGTACTTCTTTAAATGACCGAACCGTGCTTCCAGGTTCTCCGCATATGTGTCGCCGGTCCCTACGAAAGTCGTGGGGAGTTTCAGCTTTCTCAGATATCTCTCCGCGATGCCCTGTACGGGATCGGCGGTGACGTCCACATCGTTCCAATACATCTTGCTTCCGATCGAGATATCATCCATCACCAGGTACGCTCCCACGCCTTCAATGGCTTCGGCAATGGCAACGTCGTCTACCTGATCTGCGAGGAGGAGTATCCGTTTCCTGTCTCCCTTCGAGGGCGCCAATCTTTGTTTGACTTCCTTCGTCACGCTCTGGATAAGAGCGCTCGACTCATCCACCGGCAGACTCATGGCCGCCACGAGGACCTGCATCATTTCCGCGCCGGAAATAAGAGGGGGATTGGTCTTCCTGAGGGCGTAAAGCTCTCTCATCAGCCGCCGGTTCTCGTTGTGGGCCCTCACCGCGTCGGCGATCGCCTCGTTCGTAATCTTATTACCGGTAAATTTTTCAAGGGTTCCTATCAGTATGCGGAGAATATCCTGCATGAATTCGATTGAAGGATTGTCGGTGACATGGGGTACGTTCAGAAAATGCCAATAAGGCAGTTTGAGAGTATCGCACCAGACGTCATCCGTCCTGTCGATGCTGTCGCACTGGTGGGGTAGTACCATACCGTCGAGAAACTCATACTTTCCTTTTACGGCCGCGTCAAAGACGTTGCGTACAAAGGGACAGACTATTGTCTCCATGTAGGCATCGCCCTTGGTGATTGCCTCGGCCACATTGCCCTTCAAACGAATGGGCACTACGCCCGCGGCGGTGAGAATTTCAACCGGTCCGAGGGCGGTGAGATAACCGATCACCTTTTTGCCCGCAGCCTTCAATTCCCTCGCCCGGGACCCGTACTCCGAATAGTACTTCCGAGCCCGTTCCAATCCGCTTCCCTCTTGTAGTTCTGTCATGGTAACTCCCCTTTTCTCCCCCGTTGCATCAATGATGACCGGAGGTAATTATGGTACGTTCAGACGCCGTTTAAGGTTTTGCAAGGAAAACAGTGTTTAATACCCGAAAACAATATTAACGAAGGACGGATAAATTTGTCAATAGAAATTTATTGAAAAAAGAACGAAATTATTTTGTTGACAAATTACCGGCCTTGGGCTAATACTTTTGATATACAAAACAATGTTTGCTATACAGAACCCAACTCCGGAAGATTGAACAGCAGGAAATAAAGGCGGGGAGCCCTGTTTTCCCGGCAGTGTGCCGGCGTTGACGCTCGGGCGCTGACGCTCGGGCCGGACGGGACCCATTAGACGGAGGGCCGGGAGATTGACAGGGTTTATGGGCAGGAGAATTCTCCTGAGATTCGAAGCTGAAAGGAGGAAAGATGAGAAAGATCATGCAGGGAAATGAGGCGATTGCCAGGGGTGCCTGGGAAGCAGGCGCGAATGCGGCATGCGCATATCCCGGAACGCCGAGCAGCGAGATCCTGGCCGAGGTAAAGAATTATAAGGAGATCTATACCGAATGGTCCACTAATGAAAAAGTGGCACTCGAAGTGGCTCACGGCGCTTCTCTTGCAGGCGGCAGGGCCATGGCGTGCATGAAGCACGTGGGATTGAACGTGGCATCCGATCCCCTGATGACCATTGCGTATACCGGCGTGAAGGGCGGACTGGTGGTGGTGGTCGCCGACGATCCCGGACAGCACAGTTCTCAGAACGAGCAGGACAGCAGGCATTGGACCCGCTTTGGTAAAGTTCCCATGCTGGAGCCCGCGGATTCGCAGGAATGCAAAGATTTCGTAAAAATAGCCTTTGAGATCAGCGAGAAATTCGACACGCCGGTGCTCGTGAGAAGCGAGACCCGGGTGTCCCATTGCGATTCGCCGGTGGAAGAAGGGCCGCGCAAAGATGGGCCTGTTGCGAAGGGGCTCAAACAGGCGGATACGCCGAAGTACGTGATGGTTCCCATGTATTCGAGGAGCGCAAGGGTCCGGGCCGAGGAGAGGATAGGGAAGCTTTCCGATTATAGCGATACGGAATTCCCCTACAATTCCATGGAGATCAATGACCCTTCGATAGGGTTCATCACCTCGGGCGCCTCGTACCTGTATACTAAAGAAGTCTTTCCCCAATTCTCATACCTGAAGCTTGGAATGGTATGGCCCCTCCCCAAGAAATTAGTCGCCGATTTCTTTAAAAAGGTGAAGAAAGTCGTGGTCGTGGAAGAGCTCGATCCCTTCCTCGAAACCGAGCTCAAGGCAATGGGGTATAAGATCTGGCACGGCAAGGACCTCATTCCCGCGATAGGCGAGCTCACCCCGGCTATTCTCGAAAAAGCTCTGAAGAAAGCGGTACAGGGCGTTGCCTATAAGGAGCCGAAGGTCAGGGTGAACCCGGAGGATTTGCCCAGGAGGCCGCCGAACCTTTGCGCGGGCTGTTCCCACAGACCCCTTTTCTATGCCTTGAAGAAACTGAATACCTTCGTATTTGGAGATATCGGCTGCTACGCCCTGGCAGTTGCCCCGCCCCTGGCCGCCATGCACGCATCGACATGTATGGGCGCGGGCGTGGGGGGCGCGTACGGTGCGGGTAAAATACTCGGTAAAGAAGGACTCGGAAAGATATGCTCCGTTCTTGGTGATTCGACGTTCCTCCATTCCGGA encodes the following:
- a CDS encoding 2-hydroxyacyl-CoA dehydratase family protein codes for the protein MTELQEGSGLERARKYYSEYGSRARELKAAGKKVIGYLTALGPVEILTAAGVVPIRLKGNVAEAITKGDAYMETIVCPFVRNVFDAAVKGKYEFLDGMVLPHQCDSIDRTDDVWCDTLKLPYWHFLNVPHVTDNPSIEFMQDILRILIGTLEKFTGNKITNEAIADAVRAHNENRRLMRELYALRKTNPPLISGAEMMQVLVAAMSLPVDESSALIQSVTKEVKQRLAPSKGDRKRILLLADQVDDVAIAEAIEGVGAYLVMDDISIGSKMYWNDVDVTADPVQGIAERYLRKLKLPTTFVGTGDTYAENLEARFGHLKKYIEEFKVDGVILLIYKYCDPYGFEVPAIKSFVEAAGASVLYLEDEYSTSTLPRMKTRIEAFLEMIA
- a CDS encoding 2-hydroxyacyl-CoA dehydratase family protein, whose translation is MSEDKKPRSLATQAAAKIAKFVRGNLSDTLKAKEEGKKVAYAYINDGQDEIIRAMDLVPAWGESFAGVCAAKRDAEKYLQKAEAEDFSRSLCTYATCTIGFDMWREELGGETPPGAPWGGMGRPDMIIGSSQQLCDPRFKWPQATQHYLRDVPVFVGSMYYPQWDPKVNHHDQEAVYVKYAKAELLELVRFCEKQTGKKMDWDRLSSLVDLTEKTWDMFIDSYELRKAVPTPMDTGDAMNTMVPVTFNLATPEAYDYYVNLYEELTQKNANKQGVVEDEKYRILWGAGLPSWFALGDFQYFNDKGAVFPAEITYRNAEKIGRLDLPKTNDPLERIAWRWVRFWTHWYDKAYKRPGSSPKVERIIEYIEDYKLDGVVFHSAFSCRSWHAGIMQQAAVLKRIYGDLPVLIM
- the iorA gene encoding indolepyruvate ferredoxin oxidoreductase subunit alpha yields the protein MRKIMQGNEAIARGAWEAGANAACAYPGTPSSEILAEVKNYKEIYTEWSTNEKVALEVAHGASLAGGRAMACMKHVGLNVASDPLMTIAYTGVKGGLVVVVADDPGQHSSQNEQDSRHWTRFGKVPMLEPADSQECKDFVKIAFEISEKFDTPVLVRSETRVSHCDSPVEEGPRKDGPVAKGLKQADTPKYVMVPMYSRSARVRAEERIGKLSDYSDTEFPYNSMEINDPSIGFITSGASYLYTKEVFPQFSYLKLGMVWPLPKKLVADFFKKVKKVVVVEELDPFLETELKAMGYKIWHGKDLIPAIGELTPAILEKALKKAVQGVAYKEPKVRVNPEDLPRRPPNLCAGCSHRPLFYALKKLNTFVFGDIGCYALAVAPPLAAMHASTCMGAGVGGAYGAGKILGKEGLGKICSVLGDSTFLHSGITPLMDAVYNKGYSTTIILDNRITAMTGQQEHPGTGFTIVGEPTSMVNYEQLVAAAGVKHVKKVDPYNIKETMATIKEELNRDDASVVITVNSPCMMLRRAKPLEKFKYDLYVVNPDKCRGCKVCLEIGCPAISWQAGEGMTTDGHKRKGTVFINKDQCVGCE